The following is a genomic window from Deltaproteobacteria bacterium.
TCCCGCCATGAGGGCGGAACCGGCCTCGGCTTGAGCATCTGCAAGTGGGTGGCCGAGGCGCACAACGGGAGCATATCGGTCAAGAGTGAGTTGGGAAAGGGGAGCACCTTTGCCGTAAGGCTCCCCACGATGAGTTGATCGCCCCCGGTCTGACCTGGTCAGTCTCCGCTCACTGCCTGTTTCTCGTCCTTCTCCACAGGGAATAGGGGACCGGGAGCAACGGGCTCTTTGTCCAGAGGGATTTTCATTCCGTCAGTCTCTTGGTAGCATGTGAGATTTTTCGTCTATCTGCCTGTATGTGTTCCCACGGATGCCCCGGAAAAGGCCGTGACCGGGCAGAAGCCGCAGGCCTGGAGCGTCGGGGGTGACCATTTGTGGCACTCATTTTGCAAAATCACAGTTTCTAATCTCACTGAACCCCGGGGATAGCGATGACCAAACGGCTGGGTGAACTCCTCATAAAGGCGAATCTGGTGACTCCAGATCAGGTAAAAAGGGCCCTAGACGAACAGAGAGTGACAGGGGGGAGCATCGGGACGAACCTCATCAAACTCGGCTATGTTGACGAGGACACCCTCTTAACCTTCCTGGGCAAATACTACCACGTGGAATCCGTCAAACTCTCTCAGGTCCACATCGACCAGAAGGCCACCAAGCTTGTCCCCTCTTCGATCGCGAAGAAGCATCTCCTCATCCCGGTCAAGAGGATAGGCCCGAAACTGATTGTTGCCATGTCGGATCCAAGCAACATAGTCGTCATCGACGAGATCAAGTTCATCACCGGTTACAATGTGCAACCCGTGGTGGCAACCGACAGGGATCTGGTCCAGGCCATCAAAAAGCACTATGGCGGAGGGGGAGAGATAGCCGGGATGGGTGCCACAAATCTGGATGCCAGGGATTACACCCTGGAAGACACCCAGTCCGAATCCTTTGAGAGTTCCTTTGATGATTCCCTGGAGACCGTCGATGTGAGCGACTTCGACAAACTCGTCCATGGAGCCGTGGACAACATCGAAGTGGTTGAAACGGGAGAAGAGGACGTCAGTATCGAGGATATCGATGCTCCCATCATCAAACTGGTTAATGGAATCCTTATCAGAGCGATCAAGGTGGGGGCCAGTGATATTCACTTTGAACCTTACGAGAAGGTATTCCGGGTCCGATACCGTACCGACGGCGTGCTTCGAAAAGTCATGGGCCTTCCTCTCCAGATACGGAACGCCATAACTTCACGCCTGAAGATCATGGCCCGCCTGGACATAGCCGAAAAGCGCCTTCCCCAAGACGGCCGGATCAAACTCCGGCTCGCCAAAGGCCGGGAGATGGACTTCCGTGTCTCCGTCATTCCGACGATCTTCGGCGAAAAGGTTGTCCTGAGAATCCTGGATAAGTCGTCCCTCCAGCTCGATATGACCAAACTCGGCTTCGACCCTGAAAGCCTCAGACTCTTCCAGGAGGCCTTCCACAAGCCGGTCGGCATGGTCCTCGTAACCGGGCCCACAGGGAGCGGCAAGACCACAACCCTTTACTCTGCTCTCGTGGAACTGAACAAAGAAACAGACAACATCATGACAGCGGAAGACCCGATAGAATACAATTTCATGGGTATCAACCAGGTGCAGATGCACGAGGAGATCGGCCTCACCTTCGCCTCGGCGTTACGATCGTTTCTCAGGCAGGATCCCGATATCATCATGGTAGGTGAGATCCGTGACTTTGAGACCGCCCAGATCGCGATCCAGGCGTCCCTCACGGGCCATATGGTGCTCAGTACGGTGCATACAAACGATGCTCCGAGCACAATCAGCCGGCTCATCGATATGGGGATCGAACCCTTTCTTATCACCTCCTCCGTAAACCTCATCCTGGCCCAGAGACTGATTCGCAAGATCTGTCGTGA
Proteins encoded in this region:
- the pilB gene encoding type IV-A pilus assembly ATPase PilB — translated: MTKRLGELLIKANLVTPDQVKRALDEQRVTGGSIGTNLIKLGYVDEDTLLTFLGKYYHVESVKLSQVHIDQKATKLVPSSIAKKHLLIPVKRIGPKLIVAMSDPSNIVVIDEIKFITGYNVQPVVATDRDLVQAIKKHYGGGGEIAGMGATNLDARDYTLEDTQSESFESSFDDSLETVDVSDFDKLVHGAVDNIEVVETGEEDVSIEDIDAPIIKLVNGILIRAIKVGASDIHFEPYEKVFRVRYRTDGVLRKVMGLPLQIRNAITSRLKIMARLDIAEKRLPQDGRIKLRLAKGREMDFRVSVIPTIFGEKVVLRILDKSSLQLDMTKLGFDPESLRLFQEAFHKPVGMVLVTGPTGSGKTTTLYSALVELNKETDNIMTAEDPIEYNFMGINQVQMHEEIGLTFASALRSFLRQDPDIIMVGEIRDFETAQIAIQASLTGHMVLSTVHTNDAPSTISRLIDMGIEPFLITSSVNLILAQRLIRKICRECKEEVEISPKVLAGLGVPPEEIEGFRVFRGKGCQMCNGTGYKGRIGIYEVMPVTDELKELVLSRASNFDLKKKAISLGMKSLRQAGIIKIKEGLTTIEEVLRTTMDDR